From one Bacteroides intestinalis DSM 17393 genomic stretch:
- a CDS encoding ribonucleotide-diphosphate reductase subunit beta, translated as MIENLTISVSFSEVEEAHISNYFRLSEMSGEFLIIQRSDNTFYFLCTNNCDIVSICQSFDWYIVSKDTFNDHLIIGIGLSDKESINGELYRVQDETTLTLWRDILHFTFESDFVRRFFPYNTHFKGKMRIDGALCFYIHDYYPTRCKDISVSDRKTSNLVFRFKEGRQAALVAKIFSLCIARMPFFKEKAANAVLIPIPAATRERNITRFARFCSLLSRRLKVVDGFRATWIKEDREQMKGTHGQDKLSNLIFHPDYFKGRDVFLIDDIISSGENFTQMKRKLIQLGAKSVTGLFLGKTIKSENQK; from the coding sequence ATGATAGAAAACCTCACCATATCCGTATCCTTCAGCGAGGTGGAGGAAGCCCATATCAGCAACTATTTTCGCCTTTCCGAAATGTCCGGCGAGTTTCTGATTATCCAAAGGTCTGACAATACCTTCTACTTCCTTTGCACCAATAACTGTGACATCGTGAGCATCTGCCAATCTTTTGATTGGTATATTGTATCAAAAGACACTTTCAATGACCACCTGATAATCGGCATTGGTTTATCGGATAAAGAAAGTATCAACGGAGAACTCTATCGGGTACAGGATGAAACCACGCTCACCCTTTGGCGTGATATACTCCACTTTACTTTCGAGAGCGATTTCGTGCGCCGGTTCTTCCCATACAATACCCATTTCAAAGGCAAGATGCGTATCGACGGAGCCTTGTGTTTCTATATCCACGATTATTACCCGACCAGATGCAAGGACATATCGGTATCTGACAGAAAGACGAGCAATCTGGTATTTAGATTTAAAGAAGGACGACAAGCAGCCCTTGTCGCCAAGATCTTCTCGCTTTGTATCGCCCGGATGCCGTTCTTTAAGGAGAAAGCCGCCAACGCCGTGCTGATCCCCATACCAGCGGCAACCCGTGAACGGAACATCACCCGCTTCGCCCGTTTTTGCAGCCTTCTCTCACGTCGGCTTAAAGTCGTGGACGGATTTCGTGCCACATGGATAAAAGAAGACCGTGAGCAGATGAAAGGAACTCACGGACAAGACAAGTTATCCAACTTGATCTTTCACCCCGATTATTTTAAAGGCCGGGACGTATTTTTAATAGATGACATTATCTCTTCCGGCGAGAACTTCACGCAAATGAAACGAAAACTGATACAACTCGGTGCAAAATCCGTTACCGGTTTGTTTTTAGGTAAAACAATAAAGTCTGAAAATCAAAAGTAA